One genomic segment of Photobacterium sp. DA100 includes these proteins:
- a CDS encoding ABC transporter ATP-binding protein: protein MSLLDVKDLRVEFKTQDGIVTAVNDLNFSLSQGETLGIVGESGSGKSQTVFAIMGLLAKNGTISGSAKFEGREILNLPEKELNRIRAEQIAMIFQDPMTSLNPYMKVSDQLMEVLMLHKGMGKAEAFEESVRMLEAVKIPEARKRITMYPHEFSGGMRQRVMIAMALLCRPKLLIADEPTTALDVTVQAQIMELLNELKNDFNTAIIMITHDLGVVAGSCDKVLVMYAGRTMEYGKIDEIFYKPSHPYTEGLLKAIPRLDTEGEELPTIPGNPPNLLSLPVGCPYQERCHRVSSRCSQEAPQLKAFTEGRLRACFSDMGTW, encoded by the coding sequence ATGAGCTTATTAGATGTCAAAGATCTACGCGTAGAATTCAAAACTCAAGACGGCATTGTCACCGCGGTAAACGATCTAAACTTTTCGCTCAGCCAAGGCGAGACCTTGGGTATCGTAGGTGAATCCGGTTCGGGCAAGAGCCAGACGGTATTCGCTATCATGGGCCTACTGGCCAAAAACGGCACTATCAGCGGCAGCGCCAAATTTGAAGGCCGTGAAATTCTCAACCTACCGGAAAAAGAACTTAACCGGATCCGCGCCGAACAAATCGCGATGATTTTCCAGGATCCGATGACGTCACTCAATCCGTACATGAAAGTCAGCGATCAGTTGATGGAAGTGCTGATGCTGCATAAAGGCATGGGCAAGGCGGAAGCGTTCGAAGAAAGTGTTCGTATGCTGGAAGCGGTGAAAATCCCTGAGGCCCGCAAGCGGATTACCATGTACCCGCACGAGTTTTCAGGTGGTATGCGCCAGCGTGTGATGATAGCCATGGCGCTGCTGTGCCGCCCTAAGCTGCTGATTGCCGATGAGCCGACCACGGCATTGGACGTAACGGTCCAGGCGCAGATCATGGAGCTGCTCAACGAGCTGAAGAATGACTTCAACACTGCGATCATTATGATCACCCACGATCTCGGTGTGGTTGCCGGTAGCTGTGACAAAGTATTGGTAATGTACGCTGGCCGTACTATGGAATACGGCAAGATTGATGAGATCTTCTACAAGCCATCGCACCCATATACCGAAGGCTTGTTGAAAGCGATCCCGCGCCTTGATACCGAGGGCGAAGAGCTGCCAACAATCCCCGGTAACCCACCTAACTTACTGAGTTTGCCAGTCGGCTGTCCTTACCAGGAACGATGCCATCGTGTATCTAGCCGTTGTTCGCAAGAAGCGCCTCAATTGAAGGCATTTACTGAAGGTCGCTTGCGCGCGTGTTTTTCTGATATGGGGACGTGGTAA
- the oppF gene encoding murein tripeptide/oligopeptide ABC transporter ATP binding protein OppF, which produces MEAQKKVLLDIHDLKVHFSIAQKSAWPWTKPLSLKAVDGVDIRLYEGETLGVVGESGCGKSTFARAVIGLVEATEGKVVWLGQDLTKLDHKEMREKRKDIQMIFQDPLASLNPRMTVGEIIAEPLKAYFPELSADDVKQQVKAMMAKVGLLPNVINRYPHEFSGGQCQRIGIARALILKPKLIICDEPVSALDVSIQAQVVNLLKSLQKEMGLSLIFIAHDLSVVKHISDRVLVMYLGNAVEMGEAEALFSEPKHPYTKALMSAVPIPDPDLERTKHIELLEGDLPSPMNPPSGCVFRTRCPVATADCAKTKPSLNGDDVHAVSCLNVQ; this is translated from the coding sequence ATGGAAGCTCAAAAGAAAGTATTACTTGATATTCATGATCTGAAGGTTCACTTCAGCATTGCCCAGAAATCTGCGTGGCCGTGGACCAAACCATTGAGCTTGAAAGCGGTTGATGGTGTTGATATCCGTCTCTATGAAGGTGAGACGCTAGGTGTGGTGGGCGAATCTGGTTGTGGTAAATCAACCTTCGCCCGTGCGGTTATCGGCTTGGTTGAAGCTACTGAAGGCAAGGTGGTTTGGTTGGGTCAGGACTTGACCAAACTTGATCACAAAGAGATGCGCGAAAAACGCAAAGACATCCAGATGATTTTCCAAGATCCGCTGGCATCGCTGAACCCGCGTATGACGGTAGGTGAAATTATCGCTGAGCCATTGAAAGCTTATTTCCCGGAGCTTTCGGCAGATGATGTGAAACAGCAAGTTAAGGCCATGATGGCCAAAGTAGGTTTGCTACCTAACGTAATCAACCGTTACCCGCATGAATTCTCTGGCGGTCAGTGTCAGCGTATCGGTATTGCCCGCGCCTTGATCTTAAAACCGAAGCTGATTATTTGTGATGAGCCGGTATCTGCTTTGGACGTATCGATCCAGGCCCAGGTGGTTAACCTGCTTAAGTCGCTGCAGAAAGAAATGGGACTGAGCCTGATCTTCATTGCCCACGACTTGTCGGTAGTGAAGCACATCTCGGACCGCGTGCTGGTGATGTACTTGGGGAATGCGGTTGAGATGGGCGAAGCCGAGGCACTGTTCAGTGAGCCGAAGCACCCATACACCAAAGCCTTGATGTCGGCAGTACCGATCCCGGATCCGGATCTGGAGCGTACTAAGCATATCGAGTTGCTAGAAGGGGATCTGCCTTCGCCAATGAACCCGCCATCGGGCTGTGTTTTCCGAACCCGTTGTCCGGTTGCGACTGCCGATTGTGCCAAGACAAAACCGTCATTGAATGGTGATGATGTTCATGCTGTTTCCTGCTTGAACGTCCAATAA
- a CDS encoding cupin domain-containing protein, translating to MYQLTFSFEAFLAEYWQKKPTIIKGGFSDFIDPISPDELAGLAMEEEVDSRYIAKHGDEWEVKHGPLTFDNVPKDNWSFVVQAANHWHEGAAQLVTPFLRLPNWLFDDLMISYSTPGGGVGPHIDQYDVFIVQGSGKRRWRVGPQKEDYEEKHGHPALRQIKDFEPILDDVLEPGDILYIPPGFPHDGYAIETSMSFSIGFRSPKKQELLSSFADYVIANEVGEDHYHNPDLPARKTPGAIMAGEFSDLEAMMRSLLDHPEMLKTWMGEHLSQSRHELDIIAAEPPWQPAEIYQFLESGEILKRLGGLRAFYYPEQSHRLFINGESYELPPECGIAATYLCDGESLCQDRLGKLIDHPAFIALLTLLVNQGYWYPVE from the coding sequence ATGTATCAGCTCACCTTCTCCTTCGAAGCGTTCCTTGCCGAATACTGGCAAAAGAAACCGACCATCATCAAAGGTGGATTCAGCGATTTTATCGATCCTATCAGCCCCGACGAGCTGGCAGGCCTTGCCATGGAAGAAGAGGTCGACTCTCGCTATATCGCCAAGCACGGCGACGAGTGGGAGGTCAAACATGGCCCGCTTACTTTCGACAACGTACCGAAAGATAACTGGTCCTTCGTGGTACAGGCCGCTAACCACTGGCATGAAGGAGCCGCCCAACTAGTCACCCCCTTCCTCCGGCTACCCAACTGGTTGTTTGATGATCTTATGATCAGTTACTCCACTCCTGGCGGTGGTGTCGGCCCGCACATCGACCAATACGATGTCTTCATCGTACAAGGTTCAGGTAAGCGGCGCTGGCGCGTAGGGCCCCAAAAAGAAGACTACGAAGAAAAGCATGGCCATCCGGCACTTCGCCAAATCAAAGATTTCGAGCCTATCCTTGACGATGTCCTCGAGCCGGGCGATATCCTCTATATCCCGCCGGGCTTCCCGCACGACGGCTATGCCATCGAGACGTCGATGAGTTTTTCTATTGGCTTTCGCTCACCGAAGAAACAAGAGTTACTCAGCAGCTTTGCTGATTATGTTATTGCCAACGAAGTGGGAGAAGACCACTACCACAATCCTGATCTTCCTGCCCGCAAGACTCCCGGAGCCATTATGGCCGGCGAGTTTTCTGACTTAGAAGCTATGATGCGCAGCCTGCTGGACCACCCAGAAATGCTTAAAACCTGGATGGGGGAACACCTCAGCCAAAGCCGCCACGAGCTGGATATCATTGCTGCCGAGCCGCCTTGGCAACCCGCCGAAATCTACCAGTTCCTCGAGAGTGGTGAGATCCTAAAACGCCTTGGTGGACTGAGAGCCTTCTACTATCCAGAGCAGTCCCACCGCCTGTTTATCAATGGGGAAAGCTACGAGCTCCCGCCAGAATGCGGGATCGCGGCAACGTACCTGTGCGATGGAGAATCTCTTTGTCAGGATAGGCTGGGCAAGCTTATCGACCACCCAGCCTTTATCGCCCTGCTGACACTGCTGGTTAACCAGGGCTACTGGTATCCGGTTGAATAG
- a CDS encoding porin has translation MKKTLLAVAIPAVLFAHSASAVELLKTDEALVDFYGQLRTEVKKLEDKDVTLNAGSSRAGVQAQYAVTDSVNIFGKVEFGLNYNTAKEDYTMKNRLHFAGVDTDFGKFSFGRQWVVADDIYGADYSYFFGGTALRYSTLSGARHDSLIKYNYEGENFILAGNVGLAEDDTNQELAELYVASSFGDFNFHLGGGVNRDKSFDVEDQTADIENTYFEGTVEYTFGPALIGFTYYNAELKNKGTGNTIDEDGYSLAGTYSWADNATAYAGFEYTEQESKAIATDGDGKLFYIGTDYHFNSWSRIYVEYAYADGDTLGYTNKGSDSFVGVASADGESSFAVGARVYW, from the coding sequence ATGAAAAAAACACTTCTAGCAGTAGCAATCCCAGCAGTACTTTTCGCTCATTCCGCATCCGCCGTAGAACTTCTAAAAACCGACGAGGCGCTTGTCGACTTCTATGGCCAACTTCGTACTGAAGTGAAAAAGTTAGAGGATAAGGATGTCACTCTAAATGCGGGCTCATCACGTGCAGGCGTACAGGCACAGTACGCTGTAACAGATTCGGTAAATATCTTCGGTAAGGTCGAGTTCGGTCTGAACTACAACACCGCAAAAGAAGATTACACCATGAAAAACCGTCTACACTTCGCCGGTGTGGACACTGATTTCGGTAAGTTTTCGTTCGGCCGCCAATGGGTGGTTGCGGATGATATCTACGGCGCTGATTACTCATACTTCTTTGGCGGCACCGCGCTACGTTACTCAACACTTTCTGGTGCCCGACATGACTCGCTGATCAAATACAATTACGAGGGTGAAAACTTCATCCTTGCGGGTAACGTTGGTCTAGCAGAAGATGACACTAACCAGGAGCTAGCAGAACTTTATGTGGCATCTAGCTTCGGTGATTTTAACTTCCACTTGGGTGGTGGTGTAAACCGCGATAAGTCTTTTGATGTTGAAGACCAAACTGCGGATATTGAAAACACTTACTTTGAGGGTACAGTTGAGTACACCTTTGGCCCGGCACTGATCGGCTTCACCTACTACAATGCTGAGCTGAAAAACAAAGGCACAGGTAACACCATCGATGAAGACGGCTATAGCCTTGCCGGTACTTACAGCTGGGCAGATAACGCAACAGCGTACGCTGGTTTTGAATACACAGAGCAAGAGTCAAAAGCGATTGCTACGGATGGTGACGGCAAGCTGTTCTACATCGGTACCGACTACCACTTCAACAGCTGGTCACGTATCTACGTTGAATACGCTTACGCGGACGGTGACACACTGGGTTACACCAACAAAGGTAGCGATAGCTTCGTAGGCGTAGCTTCGGCAGACGGCGAGAGCAGCTTCGCAGTCGGTGCTCGCGTTTACTGGTAA
- a CDS encoding tRNA-binding protein translates to MKPAPIKELITFEDFEKLDIRVGTITAVAEVEKSRKLMKLTVDFGDHVRSILAGIKQERENPFEIEGKQALFVVNLPEQKMAGEVSQGMLFDIGYADKLTPCLAVPETSIPNGSRAG, encoded by the coding sequence ATGAAACCTGCACCTATTAAAGAGCTAATCACGTTCGAAGACTTTGAAAAACTGGATATCCGAGTTGGCACGATCACAGCTGTTGCTGAAGTTGAAAAATCGAGGAAGCTGATGAAGCTGACAGTGGATTTTGGCGATCACGTTCGCTCTATCCTTGCCGGGATAAAGCAAGAGCGTGAAAACCCCTTTGAGATTGAAGGCAAGCAAGCCTTGTTCGTGGTGAATTTACCCGAGCAAAAAATGGCCGGTGAGGTTTCTCAGGGGATGCTGTTTGATATTGGCTACGCTGATAAGTTGACACCTTGCCTCGCTGTGCCTGAAACCTCTATTCCAAATGGCAGCCGAGCGGGTTAG
- the oppC gene encoding oligopeptide ABC transporter permease OppC yields the protein MLTKKENVEAVENFSEQLEIEGRSLWQDARIRFMRNKAAMVSLTILSLITLAVIFGPMFSNYAFDDTDWYALHAAPSFGPEGHYFGTDSLGRDLFTRTLIGGRISLMVGIMGALVAVLIGTLYGATSGFIGGRTDRVMMRILEILYSIPFMFFVIVLVTFFGRNIMLIFVAIGAISWLDMARIVRGQTLSLRSKEFIEAARVSGVSQWRIITRHIVPNVLGIVAVYSTLLVPSMILTESFLSFLGLGVQEPMTSWGALLQEGSQTMEVAIWQLMFPAAFMVVTLFCFNYVGDGLRDALDPKDR from the coding sequence ATGCTGACTAAAAAAGAAAACGTAGAAGCGGTTGAGAATTTTTCCGAGCAATTGGAAATTGAAGGCCGTAGTTTGTGGCAGGATGCCCGCATCCGCTTTATGCGCAATAAAGCGGCGATGGTGAGCTTGACGATCCTGAGCTTGATCACTTTAGCAGTGATCTTTGGCCCGATGTTCAGTAACTATGCATTTGATGACACCGACTGGTATGCACTGCACGCCGCCCCAAGTTTTGGTCCGGAAGGCCACTACTTCGGTACTGACAGTCTAGGCCGAGACTTGTTCACCCGTACGCTGATCGGCGGCCGTATCTCCCTGATGGTAGGTATCATGGGGGCATTGGTAGCGGTCTTGATAGGGACGCTTTACGGTGCAACCTCCGGCTTTATTGGTGGCCGTACTGACCGCGTGATGATGCGTATTCTGGAAATTCTCTACTCGATCCCGTTCATGTTCTTCGTGATCGTACTGGTAACCTTCTTTGGCCGTAACATCATGCTGATCTTCGTCGCGATCGGTGCGATTTCATGGCTCGACATGGCACGTATCGTTCGTGGCCAAACCCTATCGTTGCGCAGCAAGGAGTTCATCGAGGCGGCCCGGGTATCTGGCGTAAGCCAGTGGCGGATCATTACCCGCCATATCGTGCCGAACGTACTGGGTATCGTCGCGGTTTACTCAACCTTGCTAGTGCCATCCATGATCCTGACCGAGTCATTCCTGAGTTTCCTCGGCTTGGGGGTACAGGAGCCAATGACCAGCTGGGGCGCGTTGCTGCAGGAAGGTTCACAAACGATGGAAGTCGCCATTTGGCAGCTGATGTTCCCAGCGGCATTTATGGTGGTGACGTTGTTCTGCTTTAACTATGTGGGTGACGGTTTGCGTGACGCACTGGATCCAAAAGACAGATAA
- the oppB gene encoding oligopeptide ABC transporter permease OppB, whose protein sequence is MIKFIAKRIFEAIPTLLVLITISFFLMRFAPGNPFSSERPLPPEVMANIEAKYGLDKPVFEQYTTYLGNIVQGDFGPSFKYKDFTVNELVSKALPVSAKIGFFAFIFALVMGVTVGTIAALKQNSWIDYCIMSTAMAGVVMPSFILAPVLIYIFSINLGWLPAGGWNDGGLKFMLLPMMGMSLLYVATFARITRGSMIETLNSNFIRTARAKGLSYGYIIIKHALKPALLPVVSYMGPAFVGIITGSVVIETIFGLPGIGKLFVNAAFNRDYSLVLGITILIGSLTIIFNAIVDIVLAYIDPKIRY, encoded by the coding sequence ATGATTAAATTCATCGCAAAACGGATTTTTGAAGCAATACCGACCCTGTTGGTGTTAATCACAATTTCCTTTTTCTTGATGCGCTTTGCACCAGGCAACCCATTTTCCAGCGAGCGTCCGCTTCCTCCGGAAGTGATGGCTAACATCGAGGCCAAGTACGGTCTGGATAAGCCGGTATTCGAACAATACACCACGTACCTTGGCAATATTGTGCAAGGTGATTTCGGGCCTTCTTTCAAATATAAAGATTTCACCGTCAACGAGCTGGTGTCTAAAGCCCTGCCGGTCTCGGCGAAAATCGGCTTCTTTGCCTTTATTTTTGCATTGGTGATGGGGGTCACCGTCGGCACCATTGCCGCCTTGAAGCAAAACAGTTGGATAGACTACTGCATAATGTCGACGGCCATGGCCGGGGTGGTGATGCCGTCGTTTATTCTCGCCCCGGTACTGATCTATATCTTCTCGATTAACTTGGGCTGGCTACCCGCGGGTGGCTGGAACGACGGCGGCCTGAAATTTATGCTGTTGCCAATGATGGGGATGTCGCTGCTGTACGTAGCAACCTTCGCCCGTATTACCCGTGGTAGCATGATCGAAACCCTCAACAGTAACTTCATCCGTACCGCTCGCGCGAAAGGCTTGAGCTACGGCTATATCATTATCAAGCACGCCCTGAAGCCAGCGTTGCTGCCAGTTGTTTCCTACATGGGGCCGGCTTTCGTCGGTATCATCACGGGTTCGGTGGTTATCGAAACCATTTTCGGCCTGCCGGGTATCGGTAAGCTGTTCGTAAACGCCGCCTTCAACCGTGACTACTCTCTAGTATTGGGTATCACTATCCTGATTGGTTCTTTGACCATTATTTTTAACGCCATTGTCGACATTGTGCTGGCGTACATTGATCCGAAAATCCGTTACTAA
- a CDS encoding methyl-accepting chemotaxis protein, giving the protein MRSLSVKWKIALMAGLGLLTTVVVLTGLSFYFAAQNQQLVSQQVYSSLREKSQLVVQAQAEKQSTTVLQYLDEATHRAEMLAQSVLFLKFNAEENYTNSSELRGSISELLRRTVNEFDNIHGAFVVFNPDALDGEDSNYVSADYVGANELGRFAPYWAQSPSGDAEPYIFSEQQLQSRQRLWAECLNNYTGLCVSNPLAAGFGQQPPVVSTITVPLAVEGAVIGVMGIDIRLSPLLPMVQTVDQTLFGGVGNVSLISQNNTIVAWDQDAARIGQTVNQADGLPANLKRWLAERKAQVLWTADEQWLYAYTPVLLGQMSWGIVIQLPVEPILADAIALDTEISQQRDQSAWIQSATSLAVAIAGLLLVVFAASRLVAPIRRVAERLEDIATGEGDLTQRLDVDQNDEVGQLALWFNRFLDKLQVTIGDVVVAVNDVGTTSQQAAEVASATRDGSQAQFREVDMVATASEEMAQTAEQVVGFTETAVVAAGQADSAVRDGHRVITHSAHSMDSLVGRMESAVPVAKDLATNSEDINQILQVIEGISEQTNLLALNAAIEAARAGEQGRGFAVVADEVRQLASRTHDSVGQIRTVIEVLQQGTRDVVVAIEEGNQLAAETSSQVGEAVVSLGEITEAVASIQSMNEQIMHAAQEQQAVSAEVNRNVANIRGLSSNILAQAEKSAGIGERLAELSKHQQSLAGQFKV; this is encoded by the coding sequence ATGCGGTCATTATCCGTGAAATGGAAAATAGCCCTGATGGCCGGGCTAGGACTACTGACGACAGTAGTCGTATTAACAGGTCTCTCTTTTTATTTTGCTGCCCAGAACCAGCAGCTCGTCAGCCAGCAGGTTTACTCTTCCCTTAGGGAAAAATCACAACTTGTCGTTCAGGCACAGGCAGAAAAGCAAAGTACCACCGTCCTGCAGTATCTCGACGAGGCGACGCACCGTGCCGAAATGCTGGCCCAAAGTGTGTTGTTCCTCAAGTTTAACGCCGAAGAAAATTACACCAACAGCTCTGAGCTGCGCGGTTCTATTAGCGAGCTTTTGCGCCGTACGGTCAATGAGTTCGATAATATCCATGGGGCGTTCGTGGTGTTCAATCCCGATGCCCTTGATGGTGAAGACAGTAATTATGTCAGTGCCGATTATGTCGGTGCCAATGAACTTGGCCGCTTCGCCCCCTATTGGGCTCAATCACCATCGGGCGACGCCGAGCCGTATATTTTCTCCGAGCAGCAACTGCAGTCACGCCAGCGGCTATGGGCCGAGTGCTTGAACAACTACACAGGTTTGTGTGTCTCCAATCCCCTGGCGGCCGGGTTTGGCCAGCAGCCTCCGGTCGTCAGCACTATCACGGTTCCGCTTGCGGTTGAGGGGGCAGTGATCGGCGTGATGGGGATTGATATTCGGTTATCGCCATTGCTGCCTATGGTACAAACCGTTGACCAAACCTTGTTTGGCGGTGTCGGCAATGTCAGTTTGATCAGCCAGAACAATACGATTGTTGCCTGGGATCAAGACGCGGCCCGGATCGGACAGACGGTGAATCAAGCCGACGGGCTGCCGGCCAATTTGAAACGGTGGCTAGCGGAGCGTAAAGCCCAAGTGCTGTGGACGGCCGATGAGCAATGGCTGTACGCCTATACGCCGGTCCTGCTTGGGCAGATGAGCTGGGGGATCGTTATCCAACTACCGGTTGAACCGATATTGGCCGATGCTATTGCTCTGGATACGGAAATTTCCCAGCAACGTGATCAGTCGGCCTGGATCCAGTCGGCGACAAGCTTGGCGGTGGCTATTGCGGGGCTGCTGCTAGTCGTATTTGCTGCTTCTCGCTTGGTCGCGCCAATTCGCCGTGTTGCCGAGCGGCTGGAAGACATTGCAACCGGGGAGGGGGATCTGACCCAGCGCTTGGATGTCGATCAGAATGACGAAGTCGGCCAGCTTGCCCTGTGGTTCAATCGTTTCTTGGATAAGTTGCAGGTAACAATCGGTGATGTCGTTGTGGCTGTGAATGATGTTGGCACGACTTCGCAACAAGCGGCGGAAGTGGCAAGCGCCACCCGTGATGGTAGCCAGGCGCAGTTTCGCGAAGTGGATATGGTGGCAACGGCCTCTGAGGAGATGGCCCAGACGGCAGAGCAGGTGGTGGGCTTTACCGAGACGGCGGTTGTCGCGGCCGGGCAGGCTGACAGTGCGGTGCGAGATGGCCACCGGGTGATCACTCACTCTGCCCATTCGATGGATAGCCTCGTCGGTCGGATGGAGAGTGCCGTCCCCGTAGCTAAAGACCTTGCAACTAATAGTGAAGATATCAACCAGATCCTCCAGGTGATCGAAGGTATTTCAGAGCAGACGAACTTGCTGGCATTGAATGCCGCGATTGAAGCAGCGCGTGCCGGTGAGCAAGGCCGCGGTTTTGCCGTGGTTGCCGACGAAGTTCGTCAGTTAGCTAGCCGGACACATGACTCGGTCGGGCAGATCCGCACGGTGATCGAAGTGCTGCAGCAGGGGACACGTGATGTGGTGGTTGCTATTGAAGAAGGGAACCAACTCGCGGCGGAGACTTCGTCACAAGTTGGTGAGGCGGTTGTTAGCCTCGGCGAAATCACCGAGGCGGTGGCATCCATCCAGTCGATGAACGAGCAAATCATGCATGCCGCCCAAGAGCAGCAGGCGGTATCGGCCGAGGTGAACCGTAATGTTGCGAACATCCGGGGCCTGAGCTCAAATATCCTTGCGCAGGCCGAGAAGTCGGCCGGGATTGGCGAGCGGTTAGCCGAGCTATCTAAGCATCAGCAATCGCTGGCAGGCCAGTTCAAGGTCTGA
- a CDS encoding ABC transporter substrate-binding protein — protein sequence MYKNKITQAILLGAGMAVAATSFSTLAADVPEGVKLAAKQELVRGNGTEVASLDPHKTEGVPESHVIRDLLEGLVNQDENGNTVPGVAESWETTDNRTFTFHLRKDAKWSNGDPVTAHDFVYSFKRAVDPATASPYSWYLEMTTMKNADEIIAGKADKETLGVSAKDDYTLVVELEQAVPYFVKMMGHTTVKPVNRKVVEKFGDNWTKPENFVGNGAYTLDNWVVNERIVLTRNENYWDNGNTVINKVTFLPIENQVAEMNRFLAGEIDITNELPNEHFRRLQNQHADSVSISGNLCSYYYGFNNEKAPFNDVRVRKALSYAIDRDVVTKALLGQGQKPGYFLTPEITANFNPVTPEYGQMTQKERNVKAKELLEEAGFGPGNPLNFTLLYNTSENHKKIAVAIASMWKKNLNVTATLENQEWKTYLDTRRQGNFDVTRAGWCGDYNEASSFLSLMQSNNSSNDPRYNSKAYDAIMAKALESTSDAEREQLYIEAEKLLAKDMPIAPIYQYVKARLVNPKVGGYPANNAEDKLFSKDMYIIAD from the coding sequence ATGTATAAGAATAAAATCACCCAGGCGATTCTTCTGGGCGCTGGCATGGCTGTAGCGGCTACTTCTTTTTCTACTCTTGCTGCTGACGTGCCGGAAGGGGTAAAACTTGCTGCCAAGCAAGAGTTGGTGCGCGGTAACGGTACGGAAGTTGCCTCGCTAGACCCACACAAAACGGAAGGTGTGCCTGAGTCACACGTTATCCGTGACCTGCTTGAAGGCTTGGTAAACCAAGATGAAAACGGTAATACTGTCCCTGGTGTTGCTGAGAGCTGGGAAACTACCGACAACCGCACTTTCACATTCCACCTGCGCAAAGATGCTAAATGGTCCAACGGCGATCCTGTAACTGCACACGACTTCGTGTACAGCTTCAAGCGTGCTGTTGATCCGGCGACGGCATCGCCATATTCATGGTACCTAGAAATGACAACCATGAAGAACGCAGATGAAATCATTGCAGGTAAAGCTGACAAAGAAACGCTTGGCGTATCGGCAAAAGACGATTACACACTGGTTGTTGAGCTTGAGCAGGCTGTTCCATATTTCGTTAAGATGATGGGCCACACCACAGTTAAGCCAGTAAACCGCAAGGTTGTCGAGAAGTTCGGCGACAACTGGACCAAGCCAGAAAACTTCGTTGGTAACGGAGCTTACACCCTGGACAACTGGGTTGTGAACGAGCGTATCGTGTTAACTCGCAACGAAAACTACTGGGATAACGGCAACACGGTTATCAACAAGGTTACGTTCCTGCCAATCGAAAACCAGGTTGCTGAAATGAACCGCTTCCTGGCGGGCGAGATCGACATCACCAACGAACTGCCAAACGAGCACTTCCGCCGTCTCCAGAACCAGCACGCTGATTCTGTGTCTATTTCTGGTAACCTGTGTTCCTACTACTACGGCTTCAACAACGAAAAAGCGCCATTTAACGATGTGCGTGTTCGTAAGGCGCTGTCTTACGCGATTGACCGTGACGTAGTGACCAAAGCACTGCTAGGCCAAGGCCAGAAGCCAGGCTATTTCCTGACGCCAGAAATCACTGCCAACTTCAACCCAGTGACGCCTGAGTACGGTCAAATGACGCAGAAAGAGCGTAACGTTAAAGCGAAAGAGCTGCTTGAGGAAGCAGGTTTTGGCCCGGGCAACCCACTGAACTTCACTCTGCTTTACAACACTTCAGAAAACCACAAGAAGATTGCTGTCGCGATTGCTTCTATGTGGAAGAAGAACCTGAACGTCACAGCTACGCTTGAGAACCAAGAGTGGAAAACGTACCTAGATACTCGCCGTCAGGGTAACTTCGACGTTACACGTGCAGGCTGGTGTGGTGACTACAACGAAGCATCAAGCTTCCTGTCACTGATGCAGAGCAACAACAGTTCTAACGACCCTCGTTACAACAGCAAGGCATACGATGCGATCATGGCAAAAGCACTGGAGTCCACTTCAGATGCAGAGCGTGAGCAGCTTTACATCGAGGCTGAGAAGCTGCTAGCCAAAGACATGCCTATTGCTCCTATCTACCAATATGTTAAAGCGCGTCTGGTTAACCCGAAAGTGGGTGGCTACCCTGCGAACAACGCAGAAGACAAGCTTTTCTCCAAAGATATGTACATCATTGCTGACTAA